One segment of Labrus mixtus chromosome 10, fLabMix1.1, whole genome shotgun sequence DNA contains the following:
- the cltb gene encoding clathrin light chain B isoform X1, which yields MADNGAHPNEEDPAAAFLAQQESEIAGIENDGEGFGALEEADGEQPSEPQSSSNYDDFAEEPVTVNGDMFQESNGPTDNYAAIAQVDIQRQEPESLRKWREEQKTRLEALDSASKTAEAEWREKAKKELEDWHVHQNEQMEKNKANNRIADKDFYKQPNSDVIGLVASEEAFLEESDGDSPGSEWERVAHLCDFNPKTNKQAKDVSRMRSVLISLKQTPLVR from the exons ATGGCTGACAACGGAGCACACCCGAATGAAGAGGATCCGGCTGCGGCTTTCCTGGCTCAACAAGAGAGTGAGATAGCGGGGATAGAAAACGACGGAGAGGGATTTGGGGCGCTGGAAGAAGCGGACGGAGAACAACCGTCTGAGCCGCAGTCTTCATCAAACTATG ACGACTTCGCAGAGGAGCCTGTCACTGTGAATGGGGACATGTTTCAG GAGTCAAACGGCCCCACAGACAACTATGCAGCCATCGCCCAGGTCGATATTCAGAGGCAAGAGCCAGAGAGTTTACGCAAGTGGAGGGAGGAACAGAAGACACGCCTTGAGGCATTAG ACTCTGCATCCAAGACGGCAGAGGCagaatggagagagaaagccaaGAAGGAGCTGGAGGACTGGCATGTACATCAGAATGAGCAGATGGAGAAGAACAAGGCCAACAACAG GATTGCTGACAAGGATTTCTACAAACAGCCAAACTCTGATGTTATAGGCCTTGT AGCGTCAGAGGAGGCTTTCCTGGAAGAGAGCGATGGTGACAGTCCAGGATCTGAATGGGAGAGAGTAGCTCATCTCTGCGACTTTAATCCTAAAACCAACAAACAGGCAAAGGATGTTTCTCGAATGCGTTCAGTCCTCATCTCTCTCAAACAGACACCTCTAGTCCGCTAG
- the cltb gene encoding clathrin light chain B isoform X3, translating into MADNGAHPNEEDPAAAFLAQQESEIAGIENDGEGFGALEEADGEQPSEPQSSSNYDDFAEEPVTVNGDMFQESNGPTDNYAAIAQVDIQRQEPESLRKWREEQKTRLEALDSASKTAEAEWREKAKKELEDWHVHQNEQMEKNKANNRASEEAFLEESDGDSPGSEWERVAHLCDFNPKTNKQAKDVSRMRSVLISLKQTPLVR; encoded by the exons ATGGCTGACAACGGAGCACACCCGAATGAAGAGGATCCGGCTGCGGCTTTCCTGGCTCAACAAGAGAGTGAGATAGCGGGGATAGAAAACGACGGAGAGGGATTTGGGGCGCTGGAAGAAGCGGACGGAGAACAACCGTCTGAGCCGCAGTCTTCATCAAACTATG ACGACTTCGCAGAGGAGCCTGTCACTGTGAATGGGGACATGTTTCAG GAGTCAAACGGCCCCACAGACAACTATGCAGCCATCGCCCAGGTCGATATTCAGAGGCAAGAGCCAGAGAGTTTACGCAAGTGGAGGGAGGAACAGAAGACACGCCTTGAGGCATTAG ACTCTGCATCCAAGACGGCAGAGGCagaatggagagagaaagccaaGAAGGAGCTGGAGGACTGGCATGTACATCAGAATGAGCAGATGGAGAAGAACAAGGCCAACAACAG AGCGTCAGAGGAGGCTTTCCTGGAAGAGAGCGATGGTGACAGTCCAGGATCTGAATGGGAGAGAGTAGCTCATCTCTGCGACTTTAATCCTAAAACCAACAAACAGGCAAAGGATGTTTCTCGAATGCGTTCAGTCCTCATCTCTCTCAAACAGACACCTCTAGTCCGCTAG
- the cltb gene encoding clathrin light chain B isoform X2: MADNGAHPNEEDPAAAFLAQQESEIAGIENDGEGFGALEEADGEQPSEPQSSSNYDDFAEEPVTVNGDMFQESNGPTDNYAAIAQVDIQRQEPESLRKWREEQKTRLEALDSASKTAEAEWREKAKKELEDWHVHQNEQMEKNKANNRLCPSLARASEEAFLEESDGDSPGSEWERVAHLCDFNPKTNKQAKDVSRMRSVLISLKQTPLVR, encoded by the exons ATGGCTGACAACGGAGCACACCCGAATGAAGAGGATCCGGCTGCGGCTTTCCTGGCTCAACAAGAGAGTGAGATAGCGGGGATAGAAAACGACGGAGAGGGATTTGGGGCGCTGGAAGAAGCGGACGGAGAACAACCGTCTGAGCCGCAGTCTTCATCAAACTATG ACGACTTCGCAGAGGAGCCTGTCACTGTGAATGGGGACATGTTTCAG GAGTCAAACGGCCCCACAGACAACTATGCAGCCATCGCCCAGGTCGATATTCAGAGGCAAGAGCCAGAGAGTTTACGCAAGTGGAGGGAGGAACAGAAGACACGCCTTGAGGCATTAG ACTCTGCATCCAAGACGGCAGAGGCagaatggagagagaaagccaaGAAGGAGCTGGAGGACTGGCATGTACATCAGAATGAGCAGATGGAGAAGAACAAGGCCAACAACAG ACTCTGTCCAAGTCTGGCACG AGCGTCAGAGGAGGCTTTCCTGGAAGAGAGCGATGGTGACAGTCCAGGATCTGAATGGGAGAGAGTAGCTCATCTCTGCGACTTTAATCCTAAAACCAACAAACAGGCAAAGGATGTTTCTCGAATGCGTTCAGTCCTCATCTCTCTCAAACAGACACCTCTAGTCCGCTAG
- the higd2a gene encoding HIG1 domain family member 2A, mitochondrial — MAAAATTVVPEQTPKTSPSGPVPFDFSRPPVIEGFNPLPRVKDETFKEKFMRKSKDNPFVPIGCLGTAGMLIYGLRAFHQGKTRQSQLLMRGRIFAQGFTVVAIIFGVFTTALKSK; from the exons ATGGCGGCTGCAGCAACAACAGTGGTCCCCGAGCAAACACCTAAAACATCACCTTCAGGACCTGTGCCGTTTGACTTCTCTCGGCCGCCGGTCATCGAGGGCTTCAACCCTCTACCGAGAGTTAAAGATGAGACCTTTAAAGAGAAATTCATGAGGAAATCAAAGGACAATCCGTTCGTCCCGATAG GTTGTTTGGGAACAGCAGGGATGCTGATTTATGGTCTTCGTGCCTTCCACCAAGGGAAAACCAGACAGTCCCAGCTGCTGATGAGGGGGCGCATCTTTGCTCAGGGCTTCACAGTAGTCGCCATCATTTTTGGAGTCTTTACCACAGCTCTGAAATCTAAGTAA